Proteins encoded in a region of the Ptychodera flava strain L36383 chromosome 4, AS_Pfla_20210202, whole genome shotgun sequence genome:
- the LOC139132113 gene encoding trypsin I-P1-like yields MPRIVGGENALPGEWPWQAMLFYIPGNSVYCGGTLIGPRHVISAAHCFEGTEFSNKQNWKVILGKYLYDRYEVDSTEEPVEFNIVTLTMHENYNVGIELDNDIALLEIDGQAPVNDYINEACLDTNGTAHFNESSYCFVTGWGSLSGNVATYADVLQEALVPLLPFDLCNHSYSGGLSDNMMCAGYFSGGIDACQGDSGGPLVCMHGSSQEDPGRWYLVGVVSWGIDCAAEGYPGVYTVVKNYFDWIRTHGGIP; encoded by the exons ATGCCTCGTATCGTAGGGGGTGAGAACGCGCTGCCAGGGGAGTGGCCATGGCAGGCCATGTTGTTCTACATCCCAGGAAATAGCGTCTATTGCGGAGGGACACTCATCGGGCCGAGGCATGTTATATCAGCTGCACACTGCTTTGAAGGCACCGA ATTTTCCAATAAACAGAACTGGAAAGTGATACTCGGAAAATACCTATATGATCGCTACGAAGTGGACTCAACAGAGGAACCCGTAGAGTTCAATATCGTGACATTGACCATGCACGAGAACTACAACGTGGGAATAGAACTGGATAATGATATTGCGTTACTGGAAATCGACGGCCAAGCGCCCGTCAACGATTATATCAATGAAGCGTGCCTGGACACCAATGGAACAGCACACTTCAACGAAAGCTCGTACTGTTTCGTCACAGGTTGGGGTTCTTTGTCTG GTAATGTGGCTACCTACGCCGATGTCCTACAAGAAGCTCTGGTTCCTCTACTACCATTCGACCTCTGCAACCATTCCTACAGCGGTGGGCTGTCTGACAATATGATGTGTGCCGGTTACTTTAGCGGCGGTATCGACGCCTGTCAG GGTGATTCCGGTGGTCCCCTGGTCTGCATGCACGGTTCGTCACAAGAGGACCCGGGTCGATGGTATCTGGTTGGCGTTGTCAGCTGGGGCATCGATTGTGCCGCGGAGGGGTATCCTGGAGTCTATACGGTCGTGAAAAATTatttcgactggatcagaaccCATGGTGGAATTCCTTGA
- the LOC139131075 gene encoding sortilin-related receptor-like, with amino-acid sequence MSRVFNFSAAIVLLAFVTTVDGFANDLTSRNVRSVPEGDLKKNGERSLIKRLKELREAIGKKDGGDKPEKQFAAKENSIKPSESRRKDDSKKVTRVSSNVKNSIHHALNGGQKKMSVKDTAVRELLPKYWTGGCYSGQFQCNNGNCIYGSWECDNFDDCGDNSDEVNCGGCSTGQFQCNNGNCIYASWECDNYDDCGDNSDEDNCGGCSTGQFQCNNGNCIYVSWECDNYDDCGDDSDEANCGGCSSGQFQCNNGNCIYASWECDNYDDCGDDSDEANCGGCSAGQFQCNNGDCIYASWECDNYDDCGDNSDEDNCGCSTGQFQCNNGNCIYASWECDNYDDCGDNSDENNCGCSSGQFQCNNGNCIYAYWECDNYDDCGDNSDENNCGCSSGQFQCNNGNCIYGSWECDNYDDCGDNSDEINCGGGCSAGQFQCNNGNCIYAFWECDNYDDCGDNSDEVNCGGCSAGQFQCNNGNCIYASWECDNYDDCGDNSDENNCGGCGFGQFQCNNGDCIYDFWECDNYPDCGDNSDEVDCATVGPPVHATTSGPTVHATTNGPTAYVTLVPCEFQCNDGWCISSAWLCDNFHDCTGGEDEEACDTRHAESTNIHVQTERVTRII; translated from the exons AAAAATGGAGAACGGTCCCTGATAAAACGCTTAAAGGAACTGAGAGAAGCTATAGGCAAAAAAGACGGTGGTGACAAGCCTGAGAAACAATTCGCGGCGAAGGAAAACTCGATTAAGCCCAGTGAATCCAGACGAAAGGATGACAGCAAAAAGGTCACCAGGGTCTCTAGCAACGTAAAGAATTCCATACACCATGCCTTGAATGGAG GTCAGAAAAAGATGAGTGTGAAGGATACGGCCGTAAGGGAACTTTTGCCGAAATACTGGACAG GAGGCTGCTATTCCGGCCAGTTCCAGTGTAACAATGGCAACTGTATCTATGGTTCCTGGGAGTGCgataattttgatgattgtggAGACAACTCGGACGAAGTCAACTGTG GAGGCTGCAGTACTGGCCAGTTCCAGTGTAACAATGGCAACTGTATCTATGCTTCTTGGGAATGCGATAATTATGATGATTGTGGAGACAACTCGGATGAAGACAATTGTG GAGGCTGCAGTACCGGCCAGTTCCAGTGTAACAATGGCAACTGTATCTATGTTTCTTGGGAATGCGATAACTACGATGATTGTGGGGACGATTCGGATGAAGCCAACTGTG GAGGCTGCAGTTCCGGCCAGTTCCAGTGTAACAATGGCAACTGTATCTATGCTTCTTGGGAATGCGATAACTACGACGATTGTGGGGACGATTCGGATGAAGCCAACTGCG GAGGCTGTAGCGCCGGCCAGTTCCAGTGTAACAATGGCGACTGTATCTATGCTTCTTGGGAATGCGATAATTATGATGATTGTGGAGACAACTCGGATGAAGACAATTGTG GCTGCAGTACCGGCCAGTTCCAGTGTAACAATGGCAACTGTATCTATGCTTCTTGGGAATGCGATAACTATGATGACTGTGGGGACAACTCGGATGAAAACAATTGTG GTTGCAGTAGCGGCCAGTTCCAGTGTAACAATGGCAACTGTATCTATGCTTATTGGGAATGCGATAACTATGATGATTGTGGAGATAACTCGGATGAAAACAATTGTG GCTGCAGTTCCGGCCAGTTCCAGTGTAACAATGGCAACTGTATCTATGGTTCCTGGGAGTGCGATAACTATGATGATTGTGGAGATAACTCGGATGAAATCAACTGTG GAGGAGGCTGTAGCGCCGGTCAGTTCCAGTGTAACAATGGCAACTGTATCTATGCTTTTTGGGAATGCGATAATTATGATGATTGTGGCGACAACTCGGATGAAGTGAACTGTG GAGGTTGCAGTGCCGGCCAGTTCCAGTGTAACAATGGCAACTGTATCTATGCTTCTTGGGAATGTGATAACTATGATGACTGTGGGGACAACTCGGATGAAAACAATTGCG GAGGCTGCGGTTTTGGCCAGTTCCAGTGTAACAATGGCGACTGTATCTATGATTTCTGGGAATGCGATAACTATCCTGATTGTGGGGACAACTCCGATGAAGTTGATTGCG CCACCGTTGGTCCCCCGGTTCATG CAACCACCAGTGGCCCCACAGTCCATG CAACTACCAACGGCCCCACAGCTTATG TCACTTTAGTCCCCTGTGAGTTTCAATGTAATGATGGATGGTGTATTTCCTCggcttggttgtgtgataacTTTCATGACTGTACAGGAGGGGAAGACGAAGAGGCGTGTGATACCCGA CATGCAGAGTCGACCAATATACATGTTCAGACGGAACGTGTTACCAGGATCATTTGA